The Mycobacteriales bacterium genome has a segment encoding these proteins:
- a CDS encoding DUF302 domain-containing protein, with amino-acid sequence MEYGTTITTELGFDEAVERTRTALADNGFGILTEIDVQATLKNKLDQDMEQYLILGACNPQLAHQALEVERDIGLLLPCNVVVRRAGDRTVVQALDPQVMVSLPGRPELQPVADEAAQRLNAALQTVAGA; translated from the coding sequence ATGGAATACGGAACGACGATCACCACCGAGCTCGGCTTCGACGAGGCTGTTGAGCGCACCCGCACCGCACTGGCCGACAACGGCTTCGGCATCCTCACCGAGATCGACGTGCAGGCGACACTTAAGAACAAGCTCGACCAGGACATGGAGCAGTACCTGATCCTCGGCGCGTGCAACCCGCAGCTGGCGCACCAGGCGCTGGAGGTCGAGCGCGACATCGGTCTGCTGCTGCCGTGCAACGTCGTGGTCCGACGGGCGGGCGACCGCACTGTCGTGCAGGCGCTGGATCCGCAGGTGATGGTCAGCCTGCCGGGCCGCCCTGAGCTGCAGCCGGTCGCCGACGAGGCAGCGCAGCGCCTGAACGCTGCTCTGCAGACGGTGGCCGGCGCATGA
- a CDS encoding rhodanese-like domain-containing protein, producing MQRHQRTREADPRSVPWRIGGEEDLVAVDTTWGELQRLEAAPGVPTVGEVELVELVEQGALVVDCRTPGSFGGRTTPGSVNIPHTDMVERRAELDVKRIAILFCNGPQCPQSPHALRELLEAGHPRGALAYYRGGMHDWVSLAMPTEPRED from the coding sequence ATGCAACGGCACCAGCGCACCCGCGAGGCCGACCCGCGCAGCGTTCCGTGGCGCATCGGGGGTGAGGAGGACCTGGTCGCCGTCGACACCACCTGGGGCGAGCTGCAGCGGCTGGAGGCTGCACCGGGCGTGCCGACGGTGGGTGAGGTCGAGCTGGTCGAGCTGGTCGAGCAGGGCGCACTGGTCGTCGACTGCCGTACGCCGGGGTCGTTCGGCGGGCGGACTACCCCGGGCTCGGTCAACATCCCGCACACCGACATGGTCGAGCGCCGGGCGGAGCTGGATGTGAAGCGGATCGCGATCCTGTTCTGCAACGGCCCGCAGTGTCCGCAGTCCCCGCATGCCCTGCGGGAGCTACTGGAGGCCGGGCACCCCCGGGGGGCGCTGGCGTACTACCGCGGCGGGATGCACGACTGGGTCAGCTTGGCCATGCCGACGGAGCCGCGAGAGGACTGA
- a CDS encoding alpha/beta hydrolase gives MLFLHGIGGSGRYWQPLAEVSRGYAGVAPDLLGFGRSPWPADSTYDVDAHLDALLAVAPPRSVVVAHSTGAVLAVALAARHPGRVEKLLLIGAPLYEDLAQARREVRRLGPLARVTASGEVAGRAAMVMLHGLVRPVSRLLPLGLPEPVVEDFWRHSWTSYSRTLRNVVIGYPAVPLLGTLTMPCTLLYGTDDTTAYRPPTHRLQQLNPRLRVLEAPGGHHIAVRDPAVVAEALGSVLATPPTV, from the coding sequence GCTACGCCGGCGTGGCGCCGGACCTGCTCGGCTTCGGCCGCTCACCCTGGCCGGCCGACTCCACCTACGACGTCGACGCGCACCTCGACGCGCTGCTGGCGGTAGCGCCTCCACGCAGCGTCGTCGTCGCGCACAGCACCGGCGCGGTCCTGGCCGTAGCGCTCGCCGCGCGGCACCCAGGCCGCGTCGAGAAGCTGCTGCTCATCGGAGCGCCGCTCTACGAGGATCTCGCACAGGCGCGGCGGGAGGTGCGGCGGCTCGGGCCGCTGGCGCGGGTGACGGCGTCCGGCGAGGTCGCCGGCCGCGCAGCGATGGTGATGCTGCACGGCCTGGTCCGTCCGGTCAGCAGGCTGCTGCCGCTCGGGCTTCCCGAGCCGGTCGTGGAGGACTTCTGGCGGCACAGCTGGACGTCGTACTCCCGCACGCTGCGCAACGTCGTCATCGGCTACCCGGCCGTTCCCCTGCTCGGCACGCTGACGATGCCGTGCACCCTGCTCTACGGGACCGATGACACGACGGCCTACCGGCCACCGACGCATCGCCTGCAACAGCTGAACCCTCGGCTGCGGGTGCTGGAAGCTCCCGGCGGCCACCACATCGCCGTACGCGACCCGGCTGTCGTGGCTGAGGCCCTCGGCAGCGTGCTCGCGACGCCGCCGACCGTCTGA